One region of Wyeomyia smithii strain HCP4-BCI-WySm-NY-G18 chromosome 3, ASM2978416v1, whole genome shotgun sequence genomic DNA includes:
- the LOC129733221 gene encoding androgen-induced gene 1 protein-like isoform X4, giving the protein MAKQKFNDGYSRGIYGSLRTLMHFIVAVQFAYGIYYDFTYVHFPPEIRRKTSDFGGKLKYLTVWDAILQAIYFTVCLVNDFFGTNEVSPRSIPIIRKLKDYMLAAFAFPVALNVGVTFWTLMAIDRELVFPKALDAVFPGWLNHVMHTNIVIFMLLEICTSFRQYPSRKNGLAGLGFFMACYLVWLHIIRHFGGIWVYPVLEVLNLPQRIIFFVVSLGFSVGLYLLGEFFNSLIWTKELKQLKTGVTRN; this is encoded by the exons ATGGCTAAACAAAAATTCAACGACGGCTACAGCCGTGGAATTTATGGTTCATTGCGAACTTTAATGCATTTCATCGTAGCAGTGCAATTTGCCTACGGAATTTATTACGATTTTACGTACGTGCATTTTCCACCGGAAATTCGAAGAAAAACTAGTGATTTCGGTGGAAAGCTGAAATATCTCACAGTTTGGGATGCG ATATTGCAGGCGATATACTTCACTGTTTGTCTGGTAAACGATTTCTTTGGAACGAACGAAGTTTCACCACGAAGTATTCCAATCATCAGAAAATTAAAGGATTATATGCTGGCGGCATTTGCCTTCCCGGTAGCTTTAAATGTCGGCGTTACTTTCTGGACTTTAATGGCTATCGATCGTGAGCTTGTTTTCCCTAAAGCGTTGGACGCTGTCTTTCCAGG atggCTGAACCATGTGATGCATACTAATATAGTAATCTTTATGCTACTGGAGATTTGTACCAGCTTTAGACAATATCCTTCGAGAAAAAACGGTCTTGCAGGTTTAGGGTTTTTTATGGCCTGCTATTTAGTATGGTTGCATATTATTCGTCACTTTGGCGGAATATGGGTATACCCTGTGCTAGAAGTTCTGAACCTTCCACAGCGaattatatttttcgtagtcaGCTTAGGGTTTTCCGTTGGACTGTATTTACTGGGAGAATTTTTCAACAGCCTAATATGGACCAAAGAGTTGAAGCAGCTAAAGACCGGTGTCACTA GAAACTGA
- the LOC129733221 gene encoding androgen-induced gene 1 protein-like isoform X1, which yields MAKQKFNDGYSRGIYGSLRTLMHFIVAVQFAYGIYYDFTYVHFPPEIRRKTSDFGGKLKYLTVWDAILQAIYFTVCLVNDFFGTNEVSPRSIPIIRKLKDYMLAAFAFPVALNVGVTFWTLMAIDRELVFPKALDAVFPGWLNHVMHTNIVIFMLLEICTSFRQYPSRKNGLAGLGFFMACYLVWLHIIRHFGGIWVYPVLEVLNLPQRIIFFVVSLGFSVGLYLLGEFFNSLIWTKELKQLKTGVTSKKLK from the exons ATGGCTAAACAAAAATTCAACGACGGCTACAGCCGTGGAATTTATGGTTCATTGCGAACTTTAATGCATTTCATCGTAGCAGTGCAATTTGCCTACGGAATTTATTACGATTTTACGTACGTGCATTTTCCACCGGAAATTCGAAGAAAAACTAGTGATTTCGGTGGAAAGCTGAAATATCTCACAGTTTGGGATGCG ATATTGCAGGCGATATACTTCACTGTTTGTCTGGTAAACGATTTCTTTGGAACGAACGAAGTTTCACCACGAAGTATTCCAATCATCAGAAAATTAAAGGATTATATGCTGGCGGCATTTGCCTTCCCGGTAGCTTTAAATGTCGGCGTTACTTTCTGGACTTTAATGGCTATCGATCGTGAGCTTGTTTTCCCTAAAGCGTTGGACGCTGTCTTTCCAGG atggCTGAACCATGTGATGCATACTAATATAGTAATCTTTATGCTACTGGAGATTTGTACCAGCTTTAGACAATATCCTTCGAGAAAAAACGGTCTTGCAGGTTTAGGGTTTTTTATGGCCTGCTATTTAGTATGGTTGCATATTATTCGTCACTTTGGCGGAATATGGGTATACCCTGTGCTAGAAGTTCTGAACCTTCCACAGCGaattatatttttcgtagtcaGCTTAGGGTTTTCCGTTGGACTGTATTTACTGGGAGAATTTTTCAACAGCCTAATATGGACCAAAGAGTTGAAGCAGCTAAAGACCGGTGTCACTAGTAAGAAGCTAAAATAA